In Sphaeramia orbicularis unplaced genomic scaffold, fSphaOr1.1, whole genome shotgun sequence, one genomic interval encodes:
- the aig1 gene encoding androgen-induced gene 1 protein — MALIPSQVLRVAILLSYCSILCHYKALDMPAHQTYGGSWKFLTFIDLVIQAVFFGLCVLIDVSSLLTKGGDSREQERQLRKLIGLRDWMMAVLAFPVGAFVVFTFWTLYLYDRDLVYPRLLDNFIPQWLNHGMHTTVLPFIIIEMRTTHHRYPSRPWGLSAVCCFGLGYVLWTCWVHHVTGVWVYPILERITPIARVVFFSVMTVVISIFYVLGEILNNYIWDQTHTEKVKGE; from the exons ATGGCGCTGATCCCGTCGCAGGTGCTGCGCGTGGCCATCCTCCTGTCCTACTGCTCCATCCTGTGTCACTACAAGGCCCTGGACATGCCGGCCCACCAGACCTACGGGGGGTCCTGGAAGTTCCTCACATTCATAGACCTG GTCATCCAGGCCGTGTTCTTCGGACTGTGCGTCCTCATCGATGTCTCCAGCCTTTTGACTAAAGGAGGCGATAGTCGTGAACAGGAGAGGCAGCTCCGGAAGCTCATCGGCCTCCGTGATTGGATGATGGCTGTGCTGGCATTTCCCGTTGGAGCG TTCGTGGTCTTCACCTTCTGGACTCTGTATCTGTACGACAGAGACCTGGTCTATCCCAGATTATTGGACAACTTCATCCCCCAGTGGCTGAACCATGGCATG CACACCACCGTCCTGCCCTTCATCATCATTGAGATGAGGACCACCCACCACCGCTATCCCAGCAGGCCGTGGGGTCTGAGCGCCGTCTGCTGCTTCGGCCTCGGATACGTCCTCTG GACGTGTTGGGTGCATCATGTGACCGGCGTGTGGGTGTATCCCATTCTTGAACGCATCACTCCGATCGCACGAGTGGTTTTCTTCAGCGTGATGACGGTGGTGATCAGCATCTTCTACGTCCTCGGAGAAATCCTCAACAATTATATCTGggaccaaacacacacag aaaaggtcaaaggtgaatGA
- the adat2 gene encoding tRNA-specific adenosine deaminase 2: MGTDADGDAEVFCPSEEDVHKWMNCAFDMAKDALSNGEVPVGCLLVHQNQVIGRGRNQVNQSKNATRHAEMVAVDQLLDWCRHRNRDVRAVCERTALYVTVEPCVMCTAALRLLHVPVVVFGCRNERFGGCGSVLDVASADLPRTGTKFKFVPGHRSDEAIQMLKTFYKQENPNAPKPKTRKD; the protein is encoded by the exons ATGGGAACAGATGCAGACGGTGACGCGGAGGTTTTCTGTCCGAGTGAAGAAGACGTTCACAAGTGGATGAACTGCGCCTTCGACATG GCCAAAGACGCTCTGTCCAATGGTGAAGTCCCAGTGGGATGTCTACTGGTCCACCAGAACCAGGTCATAGGGAGAGGACGGAACCAGGTCAACCAGAGCAAGAAC GCCACCCGTCATGCAGAGATGGTCGCCGTGGATCAGCTGTTGGACTGGTGTCGCCATAGAAACCGTGATGTGAGAGCCGTGTGTGAGCGGACAGCGCTGTACGTGACCGTGGAGCCGTGTGTGATGTGCACCGCAGCACTACGTCTGCTAC ATGTCCCTGTGGTCGTGTTCGGATGCAGGAATGAGCGTTTCGGAGGCTGTGGGTCAGTTCTGGACGTGGCCTCTGCAGATCTACCCCGGACCGGGACCAAGTTTAAG tttgttccAGGACACAGATCAGATGAAGCCATTCAGATGTTGAAGACGTTTTACAAACAGGAAAACCCCAACg CTCCTAAACCTAAAACCAGGAAGGACTGA
- the pex3 gene encoding peroxisomal biogenesis factor 3: MFSSTWNFIKRHKRKFIFAGAVVGGVYFLGKYAQKKIREIQEKEANEYIAQARRQFHFESNQRTCNMTVLSMLPPLREAIILQLNSETLTSLLKTKPANKLEIWEDLKIISFTRTIVAVYSTCMLVVLLRVQLNIIGGYLYLDNSIGRNTTSPLAPPDVQQQYLSSIQHLLGDGLIELMTVVKRAVHNALGGVSLKQSLSLLELEQQLSWIRAEVESGSERPLSWYMLADGENALSDQACGLSPDDVMTIRLLNETRDMLDSPDFTTVLNTCMNRGFSRLLDNLAEFFRPPPGDSTPSSASDSLSAVSLPLAKIIPIMNGQINSICSDTPCHLVQDLLMNEQVKDFSANVYESFSSPQDLQK, from the exons ATGTTTTCGTCTACCTGGAATTTTATAAAACGTCACAAAAGGAAATTTATTTTCGCCGGAGCCGTAGTTGGTG GTGTTTACTTCCTGGGTAAATATGCCCAAAAGAAGATCCGAGAGATCCAGGAGAAGGAGGCCAACGAGTACATCGCACAGGCCAGACGACAGTTTCACTTCGAGAGCAACCAGAGGACCTGCAACATGACAG ttcTGTCCATGCTCCCCCCGTTAAGAGAAGCCATCATCCTTCAGCTCAACTCAGAGACTCTGACATCACTGCTCAAAACCAA aCCAGCGAATAAACTGGAGATCTGGGAGGATTTAAAGATCATCA GTTTCACACGGACCATCGTGGCCGTGTACAGCACCTGTATGTTGGTGGTTCTGCTGCGGGTTCAGTTGAACATCATCGGAGGATACCTGTACCTGGACAACTCCATCGGCAGGAACACCACG AGTCCTCTGGCACCTCCTGATGTCCAGCAGCAGTATCTGTCCAGTATACAGCATCTACTGGGAGATG GTCTGATCGAACTGATGACAGTGGTGAAGAGAGCGGTTCACAACGCACTGGGAGG TGTGTCTCTGAAACAGTCCTTGTCTCTGCTGGAGTTGGAGCAGCAGCTCAGTTGGATCCGGGCCGAGGTGGAGTCTGGTTCTGAGCGTCCGTTGTCCTGGTACATGTTGGCGGATGGAGAGAACGCCCTCTCCGACCAG GCCTGTGGTCTGAGCCCAGACGACGTCATGACCATCAGACTGTTGAACGAAACCAGAGACATGTTGGACAG tccaGACTTCACCACCGTACTTAACACCTGTATGAACCGCGGCTTCTCCCGTCTCCTTGACAACCTGGCCGAGTTCTTCCGACCGCCTCCTGGTGACTCCACCCCCAGCTCCGCCTCTGATAG TCTGTCAGCGGTCAGTCTGCCTTTGGCCAAAATCATCCCCATCATGAACGGTCAGATCAACAGTATCTGCAGTGACACGCCCTGTCACCTGGTCCAG GATTTGCTGATGAACGAGCAGGTGAAGGATTTTTCCGCCAACGTCTACGAGTCGTTCAGTTCTCCTCAGGATCTGCAGAAGTAA